AAATCCCCGCAGCAGGTCGGCGAAATTGCGCGCCGTGGAGCGGCTCTGATGGCTGGGGTACGCCGCCAGGTTCAGTCTCCTGCCCGTAGACGATCACGCCACAGCTCCGGTCCCTCTTTTGCAGTCTTTTTCTTCTGGACCTTCTTTCTGGTCAGCGCAGCCATCGCTTACCTCTGGATCTATAATCAGACTGACGTAATAGCGGCGGACTTAGGGGAAAAGCAACAGTTGATCCTGGAATTGGAGAACACTAACCGTGAGCTGCAAGTATCGATTGATCAGCTGGCGCAGATCGACCGGATCACCAGGATCGCCCGCACCCAGCTGGAGATGGTCGTCCCCCCCGCTGAATCACTGATCGTGTATCTATCAGAGGCCAACCCGTGACGCGCTTATATCTCCAACATCGGCCACGGGTCATCCTGGTAAATTTCCTGGTGACGGCCCTCCTTCTAACGGTGGTAGTAAAGCTCTTCTATGTCCAAATCCTTAATCACAATGCTTACCGGTCCAAGGCCCATCAACAAAGCACTGAGGTGGTAGTTCTACCCGCCGTTCGGGGCAACATCGAAGACCGTAACGGTGAACCCCTCACCTCCAACATCATTCATTATTCCTTTGCTGTCGATCCCCAGGTAGTGGAACACATCGATTCCCTGATCAACCTGTTTGCCCGCACTTTCAACCGCTCCCCAGCCTACTACCAGAAGCGATTGACAACCGACCGGTCCTTCGTCTGGCTGGAACGGAATATCCCCCACCACCGGTGCGAAGGCATCCTCGGTTTCCAGGCCCCCGGCTTAATCGTTCAACAGGAGGTACGACGGCGTTACCCTTATTCCCATCTCACTGCCCCGTTAGTGGGGTTTACCGATGTGGATGGCAAAGGAATTGCCGGGCTTGAGTTGGAATATGACACGTTCCTTCGCGGCGAAAACGGATGGCAGGT
This window of the Candidatus Neomarinimicrobiota bacterium genome carries:
- a CDS encoding cell division protein FtsL translates to MAGVRRQVQSPARRRSRHSSGPSFAVFFFWTFFLVSAAIAYLWIYNQTDVIAADLGEKQQLILELENTNRELQVSIDQLAQIDRITRIARTQLEMVVPPAESLIVYLSEANP